In the genome of Vespa crabro chromosome 1, iyVesCrab1.2, whole genome shotgun sequence, the window aataataacaataacaataacaataacaacaataataataataataataataataataataacaataacaataacgatgacgataacaataacaataacgataacaataacaataacaataacaataacaataacaataacaataacaataacaaaaacaataataataataataataataataacaataataataataataacaataacaataataataataattataataataatagtaataataataataataataacaataataataataaaagcaacaataataataataataataataacaataataataataataataataataataataataataacaataacaataacaataacaataataataataataataataataataataataataataataataataacaataacaataacgattacaataaaaaaaacaataaccatatcaataacaataacaataacaataataataataataataataaaaataataataataataataataataaaaataataataatagtaacagtaataacaacaataataataacaataataataacaataacaataacaataacattaacaataacaataacaataacaataacaataacaataacaataacaataacaataacaataacaattataataataataatagtaataataacaataatattaataatagtaataataataaaaacaatgtcaataccaatgataataataataacaataacaataacaataacaataacaataacaataataataataataacaataacaacaacaataacgataacaataacaataacgataacaataacaataacaataacaataacaataacaataaaaataacaataacaataacaataacaataacaattatagtaataataatagtaataataacaataatattaataataataataataataaaaacaatgtcaatactaatgataataataataacaataacaataacaataacaataacaataacaataacaataataataataataacagtaacaatatcaataacgataacaataacaataacgataacaataacaataacaataacaataacaataacaacaacaataa includes:
- the LOC124422775 gene encoding GATA zinc finger domain-containing protein 14-like codes for the protein NNSNNNNNNNNNNNKSNNNNNNNNNNNNNNNNNNNNNNNNNNNNNNNNNNNNNNNNNNNNNNNNNDYNKKNNNHINNNNNNNNNNNNNKNNNNNNNNKNNNNSNSNNNNNNNNNNNNNNNNNINNNNNNNNNNNNNNNNNNNNNNYNNNNSNNNNNINNSNNNKNNVNTNDNNNNNNNNNNNNNNNNNNNNNNNNNNDNNNNNNNNNNNNNNNNNNNNNNNNNYNNNYNNNNNNNNNNNNNNNNNNNNNNNNNNNNNNNNNNNSNNNNNNNNNNNNNNNNNNKSNNNNNNNNNNNNNNNNNNNNNNNNNNNNNNNNNNNNNNNN